A section of the Streptomyces sp. V3I8 genome encodes:
- a CDS encoding ferric reductase-like transmembrane domain-containing protein, with amino-acid sequence MNSRRNNSTLSRPSRSVQGGVMAAVLLLIPVSVVVGGDAFRDFINFGAGVLSLVALTCSVLWGLVATDRVFLNTRQRLIAQAVHRTTAVSSVGFLLLHVSVKLFLDHVSAIAVFVPFGLGVTGTGQLIGFGTLAGLLMIFTALTGALRSRFASPAEVAARWRAVHMLAYPAWCAALVHGLFAGREAKPVFVILYSLALVAVMGALALRAAPLPFKRKFAKRVLALLDNGNNRAFREEPPGRRAAEAPRGGGRGGGRPGFPDQPIPQQRGASQQRSPFQDTGASFTDTGSLTDTGGFAAAYRATSSPRAQDPLDVDPARPMQFPMDMQPTQAVPRVDGGDGSRWPSPSPPLYEAPPRPAQTPNYDTGAFIPVYDGSPPGNASYGGSDLYNTGETNDPLGTYNPNDTYNSGPATETLPGSFDAPSNGEPWNAPSGGY; translated from the coding sequence ATGAACTCTCGCCGCAACAACAGCACGCTCTCCCGGCCGAGTCGCTCGGTCCAGGGCGGAGTGATGGCTGCCGTTCTGCTGCTCATACCCGTCAGCGTCGTGGTCGGAGGTGACGCATTCCGCGACTTCATCAACTTCGGCGCGGGCGTGCTGTCCCTCGTCGCCCTGACCTGCTCGGTGCTCTGGGGACTCGTCGCCACCGACCGGGTCTTCCTCAACACCCGTCAGCGCCTGATCGCCCAGGCCGTGCACCGCACCACCGCGGTGAGCTCGGTCGGCTTCCTGCTGCTGCACGTCTCGGTCAAGCTCTTCCTCGACCACGTCTCCGCGATCGCGGTCTTCGTCCCCTTCGGCCTGGGTGTCACCGGCACGGGCCAGCTCATCGGATTCGGCACCCTGGCCGGCCTCCTGATGATTTTCACCGCCCTCACCGGCGCGCTGCGCAGCAGGTTCGCGTCCCCCGCGGAGGTCGCCGCCCGCTGGCGCGCGGTGCACATGCTGGCCTACCCCGCCTGGTGCGCGGCCCTGGTCCACGGCCTCTTCGCGGGCCGCGAGGCCAAACCGGTCTTCGTGATCCTCTACAGCCTCGCCCTGGTCGCCGTCATGGGAGCGCTGGCCCTGCGGGCGGCCCCCCTGCCGTTCAAGCGGAAGTTCGCCAAGCGCGTGCTGGCCCTGCTCGACAACGGCAACAACAGGGCGTTCCGCGAGGAGCCCCCGGGGCGCCGCGCCGCCGAGGCCCCGCGGGGCGGCGGCAGGGGCGGCGGCCGGCCCGGCTTCCCCGACCAGCCGATCCCCCAGCAGCGGGGCGCGTCCCAGCAGCGCTCCCCCTTCCAGGACACCGGCGCTTCCTTCACCGACACCGGGTCGCTCACCGACACCGGCGGCTTCGCGGCCGCCTACCGGGCCACGTCCAGCCCGCGCGCGCAGGACCCGCTGGACGTCGACCCGGCCCGGCCCATGCAGTTCCCGATGGACATGCAGCCCACGCAGGCGGTACCGCGCGTCGACGGCGGCGACGGGTCCCGCTGGCCGTCCCCCTCGCCGCCTCTCTACGAGGCCCCGCCGCGCCCCGCCCAGACACCGAACTACGACACGGGCGCCTTCATCCCCGTCTACGACGGTTCTCCCCCCGGCAACGCCTCGTACGGCGGGAGTGACTTGTACAACACCGGTGAGACGAACGACCCTCTCGGTACGTACAACCCGAACGACACGTACAACAGCGGTCCCGCCACTGAAACGCTGCCCGGTTCCTTCGACGCACCGAGCAACGGCGAACCCTGGAACGCGCCTTCCGGAGGCTATTAG
- the leuS gene encoding leucine--tRNA ligase has translation MSETNTAAASEVVAPHRYTAAMAEQIEARWQDVWDADDTYAAPNPKGDLAGDPELAARPKKFIMDMFPYPSGAGLHVGHPLGYIATDVYARYQRMTGHNVLHTLGFDAFGLPAEQYAVQTGTHPRVSTEANIANMKVQLRRLGLGHDKRRSFATIDPEYYKWTQWIFLQIFNSWYDADADRARPIAELVALFESGEREVPGGRPWSELSHTERADVLSDFRLAYASEAPVNWCPGLGTVLANEEVTADGRSERGNFPVFKSKLRQWNMRITAYADRLLDDLDALDWPEAIKLQQRNWIGRSEGARVDFPVGDEAITVFTTRPDTLFGATYMVLAPEHPLVEKFTPAAWPEGTHDVWTGGHATPSEAVAAYRAQAASKSDVERQAEAKDKTGVFIGAYATNPANGEQVPVFIADYVLMGYGTGAIMAVPAGDQRDFEFARAFELPIRCVVEPTDGRGTDTSTWENAFGSYDAKIIDSANDEISLDGLGVVEAKARITEWLERGGVGRGTVNFRLRDWLFSRQRYWGEPFPIVYDEDGIAHPLPESMLPLELPEVEDYSPRTFDPDDADTSPETPLSRNGDWVNVSLDLGDGRGTRVYRRETNTMPNWAGSCWYELRYLDPHNSEKLVDPEVERYWMGPREGRPHGGVDLYVGGAEHAVLHLLYARFWSKVLFDLGHISSAEPFHKLYNQGMIQAFVYRDSRGIAVPATEVEERDGAYYFEGEKVSRLLGKMGKSLKNAVTPDEICAEYGADTLRLYEMAMGPLDVSRPWDTRAVVGQFRLLQRLWRNVVDETTGDVTVVDVADADIDPDTLRALHKAIDGVRQDLQGLRFNTAIAKVTELNNHLTKVGGPVPRSVAESLVLLVAPLAPHIAEELWRKLGHADSVVHRDFPVADPAYVVDDTVTCVVQIKGKVKARLEVSPSISDEELEKAALADDKVVAALDGAGIRKVIVRAPKLVNIVPA, from the coding sequence ATGAGCGAGACGAACACCGCTGCCGCTTCCGAGGTGGTCGCGCCGCACCGCTACACCGCCGCCATGGCCGAGCAGATCGAGGCACGCTGGCAGGACGTCTGGGACGCGGACGACACCTACGCGGCGCCCAACCCGAAGGGTGACCTGGCCGGCGACCCCGAGCTGGCCGCCCGGCCCAAGAAGTTCATCATGGACATGTTCCCGTACCCCTCCGGTGCGGGCCTGCACGTCGGCCACCCCCTGGGCTACATCGCCACCGACGTGTACGCCCGGTACCAGCGGATGACCGGCCACAACGTCCTGCACACCCTGGGTTTCGACGCCTTCGGCCTGCCCGCCGAGCAGTACGCCGTGCAGACCGGCACGCACCCGCGTGTGTCCACCGAGGCCAACATCGCCAACATGAAGGTCCAGCTGCGCCGCCTGGGCCTGGGCCACGACAAGCGCCGGTCCTTCGCGACGATCGACCCGGAGTACTACAAGTGGACGCAGTGGATCTTCCTGCAGATCTTCAACTCCTGGTACGACGCCGACGCCGACCGGGCCCGCCCGATCGCCGAACTGGTCGCCCTGTTCGAGAGCGGTGAGCGCGAGGTCCCCGGCGGGCGTCCCTGGAGTGAGCTGTCCCACACCGAGCGCGCCGACGTCCTGAGCGACTTCCGCCTGGCGTACGCCTCCGAGGCGCCCGTCAACTGGTGTCCCGGCCTGGGCACGGTCCTGGCGAACGAGGAGGTGACCGCGGACGGCCGCTCCGAGCGCGGCAACTTCCCCGTCTTCAAGTCCAAGCTGCGCCAGTGGAACATGCGGATCACCGCGTACGCCGACAGGTTGCTGGACGACCTGGACGCGCTGGACTGGCCCGAGGCCATCAAGCTGCAGCAGCGCAACTGGATCGGCCGCTCCGAGGGCGCCCGCGTCGACTTCCCCGTCGGCGACGAGGCCATCACGGTCTTCACCACCCGCCCGGACACCCTGTTCGGCGCGACCTACATGGTGCTGGCCCCCGAGCACCCGCTGGTCGAGAAGTTCACCCCGGCCGCCTGGCCCGAGGGCACCCACGACGTCTGGACCGGCGGCCACGCCACCCCCTCCGAGGCCGTCGCCGCCTACCGCGCGCAGGCCGCCTCGAAGTCGGACGTCGAGCGGCAGGCCGAGGCCAAGGACAAGACCGGCGTCTTCATCGGCGCGTACGCGACCAATCCGGCCAACGGCGAGCAGGTCCCCGTCTTCATCGCCGACTACGTCCTGATGGGCTACGGCACCGGCGCGATCATGGCGGTCCCGGCGGGCGACCAGCGCGACTTCGAGTTCGCGCGCGCCTTCGAACTGCCGATCCGCTGCGTGGTCGAGCCCACCGACGGCCGCGGCACCGACACGTCGACCTGGGAGAACGCCTTCGGCTCGTACGACGCGAAGATCATCGACTCCGCGAACGACGAGATCTCGCTGGACGGCCTGGGCGTGGTCGAGGCCAAGGCGCGCATCACCGAGTGGCTGGAGCGCGGAGGCGTCGGCCGCGGCACCGTCAACTTCCGGCTGCGCGACTGGCTGTTCAGCCGCCAGCGGTACTGGGGCGAGCCCTTCCCGATCGTCTACGACGAGGACGGCATCGCCCACCCGCTGCCCGAGTCGATGCTGCCCCTGGAGCTGCCGGAGGTCGAGGACTACTCGCCGCGCACCTTCGACCCGGACGACGCGGACACCTCCCCGGAGACCCCGCTGTCCCGCAACGGGGACTGGGTGAACGTCAGCCTGGACCTGGGCGACGGCCGCGGCACGCGCGTGTACCGCCGTGAGACCAACACCATGCCCAACTGGGCCGGCTCCTGCTGGTACGAGCTGCGCTACCTGGATCCGCACAACTCCGAGAAGCTGGTCGACCCCGAGGTCGAGCGGTACTGGATGGGCCCGCGCGAGGGCCGGCCGCACGGCGGCGTCGACCTGTACGTCGGCGGCGCCGAACACGCCGTGCTGCACCTGCTGTACGCGCGCTTCTGGTCCAAGGTGCTGTTCGACCTGGGGCACATCTCCTCCGCGGAGCCGTTCCACAAGCTGTACAACCAGGGCATGATCCAGGCCTTCGTGTACCGCGACAGCCGTGGCATCGCCGTACCGGCCACCGAGGTGGAGGAGCGCGACGGCGCCTACTACTTCGAGGGCGAGAAGGTCTCCCGGCTGCTGGGCAAGATGGGCAAGTCCCTGAAGAACGCGGTCACCCCGGACGAGATCTGCGCCGAGTACGGGGCGGACACCCTGCGCCTGTACGAGATGGCGATGGGCCCCCTGGACGTGTCACGGCCGTGGGACACGCGCGCGGTGGTGGGCCAGTTCCGGCTGCTGCAGCGGCTGTGGCGCAACGTGGTCGACGAGACGACGGGTGACGTCACCGTGGTCGACGTGGCGGACGCAGACATCGACCCGGACACGCTGCGCGCCCTGCACAAGGCGATCGACGGCGTACGCCAGGACCTGCAGGGCCTGCGCTTCAACACCGCCATCGCCAAGGTCACCGAGCTGAACAACCACCTGACCAAGGTGGGCGGCCCGGTCCCGCGGTCGGTCGCCGAGTCACTGGTGCTGCTGGTCGCGCCGCTGGCCCCGCACATCGCCGAGGAACTGTGGCGCAAGCTGGGGCACGCCGACTCGGTCGTCCACCGGGACTTCCCCGTGGCCGACCCGGCGTACGTCGTGGACGACACCGTGACCTGCGTCGTGCAGATCAAGGGCAAGGTCAAGGCGCGCCTGGAGGTCTCCCCGTCGATCTCGGACGAGGAGCTGGAGAAGGCGGCACTGGCCGACGACAAGGTGGTCGCGGCGCTGGACGGGGCGGGCATCCGCAAGGTGATCGTGCGGGCGCCGAAGCTGGTGAACATCGTTCCGGCGTAG
- a CDS encoding DegV family protein produces MSRHVAIVTDSTAYLPPRTMERHGITAVPLTVVLGDQALEEGTEISARSLALALQKRRSVTTSRPSPEVFAETYRRVADSGATGIVSLHLSAEFSGTYDAAVLAAREAPVPVRVVDTGMVAMALGFCALAAAECAEAGGTVDDAVTAAEKRAAGTYAYFYVDTLDYLRRGGRIGAAQALLGSALAVKPLLQLEGGRIEMMEKVRTATRAIARLEEIVADRAGSAQVDIAVHHLAAPDRASALAERLRLRIPSLADLHVSEVGAVIGAHTGPGLLAAVVSPR; encoded by the coding sequence ATGTCCCGCCATGTCGCGATCGTCACCGATTCAACGGCCTACCTGCCGCCACGGACGATGGAGCGCCACGGCATCACCGCGGTGCCCCTGACCGTGGTCCTCGGCGACCAGGCACTCGAAGAGGGCACCGAGATCTCGGCCCGCTCCCTGGCCCTGGCGCTGCAGAAACGCCGGTCCGTCACGACCTCGCGGCCCAGCCCCGAGGTCTTCGCCGAGACCTACCGCCGTGTCGCCGACTCCGGCGCCACCGGCATCGTCTCGCTGCACCTGTCCGCCGAGTTCTCCGGCACGTACGACGCGGCGGTCCTCGCCGCGCGCGAGGCCCCCGTGCCCGTGCGCGTCGTGGACACCGGGATGGTCGCGATGGCCCTCGGCTTCTGCGCGCTGGCCGCCGCCGAGTGCGCGGAAGCGGGCGGCACGGTCGACGACGCGGTCACCGCCGCGGAGAAACGGGCCGCGGGCACGTACGCCTACTTCTACGTCGACACCCTCGACTATCTGCGCCGGGGCGGGCGGATCGGGGCGGCCCAAGCGCTGCTCGGGTCCGCCCTGGCCGTCAAACCGCTGCTGCAACTGGAGGGCGGGCGCATCGAGATGATGGAGAAGGTGCGCACCGCCACCAGGGCGATCGCCCGTCTCGAGGAGATCGTGGCCGACCGGGCCGGCAGCGCCCAGGTCGACATCGCCGTCCACCATCTCGCCGCGCCCGACCGCGCCTCGGCGCTCGCGGAGCGGCTGCGGCTGCGGATCCCGTCACTGGCCGACCTGCATGTGAGCGAGGTCGGAGCGGTGATCGGGGCGCACACCGGGCCGGGGCTGCTGGCGGCGGTCGTCTCACCTCGGTGA
- a CDS encoding ComEA family DNA-binding protein — MALRSRSRTTTVSSGPGRAPASDGRIRHRRLPCRGRSRYRRRRREASAEVLRLRAETLFAAERTRVRGDSRHGPPVRDESAAGAGAGADAGSGSGGSGSEDGGGGAWGAWRARAGLAVRERLPLWLQSRCGLERRSVAALTVVLVVAAAFAAQHFWTGRTQPVRAPEVVRAAVPYGKEGEGGRRTAAGTAAGTDAAARTPASATGIGAGAGSGAGAGSGAGAVIVVDVSGKVREPGVHRLPAGSRVTDAIEAAGGLRSGADTEGLNRARFLVDGEQVVVGAPPPVAGPGAAGPPGGAGGSGAAAALTAPVALNTATLDQLDTLPGVGPVLAQHIIDYRTQHGGFRSVDELREVNGIGDRRFADLQNRVRA; from the coding sequence ATGGCACTTCGATCACGTTCACGGACCACGACGGTCAGCAGTGGGCCGGGCCGCGCCCCGGCCTCCGACGGCCGTATCCGACACCGCCGCCTGCCCTGCCGAGGCAGGTCCCGGTACCGACGCCGGCGCCGGGAGGCCTCGGCGGAGGTGCTGCGCCTGCGCGCCGAGACGCTCTTCGCCGCCGAGCGGACGAGGGTGCGCGGGGACTCTAGGCACGGGCCACCGGTTCGGGACGAGAGCGCTGCCGGTGCCGGTGCCGGTGCCGATGCCGGTTCCGGTTCCGGTGGGAGCGGGAGTGAGGACGGGGGCGGAGGCGCCTGGGGCGCGTGGCGGGCGCGGGCCGGGCTGGCCGTGCGGGAGCGGCTGCCGTTGTGGCTGCAGTCGAGGTGCGGGCTGGAGCGCAGGAGCGTGGCCGCGCTCACGGTGGTGCTGGTCGTCGCCGCTGCCTTCGCCGCCCAGCACTTCTGGACGGGACGGACCCAGCCGGTGCGGGCCCCGGAGGTCGTACGGGCCGCGGTTCCGTACGGGAAGGAGGGCGAGGGCGGGCGGAGGACGGCGGCCGGGACCGCCGCCGGGACCGACGCCGCGGCACGGACCCCGGCGAGCGCGACCGGCATCGGGGCAGGAGCCGGGAGCGGAGCAGGAGCCGGGAGCGGTGCTGGGGCCGTGATCGTGGTGGACGTCAGCGGCAAGGTGCGCGAGCCCGGTGTCCATCGGCTGCCTGCTGGTTCCCGGGTCACGGACGCGATCGAGGCCGCGGGCGGGCTGCGTTCCGGCGCGGACACCGAGGGCCTCAACCGCGCCCGGTTCCTGGTGGACGGCGAGCAGGTGGTGGTCGGCGCGCCGCCGCCGGTGGCAGGACCCGGCGCCGCAGGGCCACCGGGCGGCGCCGGCGGCAGTGGAGCCGCTGCCGCTCTCACGGCTCCGGTCGCCCTCAACACCGCCACCCTGGACCAGTTGGACACGCTGCCCGGTGTCGGACCCGTACTCGCGCAGCACATCATCGACTACCGAACCCAGCACGGCGGTTTCCGTTCGGTGGACGAGCTCCGTGAGGTGAACGGGATCGGCGACCGCCGTTTCGCCGATCTGCAGAATCGCGTACGGGCGTGA
- a CDS encoding ComEC/Rec2 family competence protein, with protein sequence MHVGAGSPLGAAHPRQEGPTDLRLVPPALAAWATAAVTPDMPPGWTAALVGVCVAAAGWLLITVRGTARGRAGDRRTGDRRAGSWGGRRHPWSRASVAAVLLCAAGAAASAGLHGADLRRGPIPELAERYAQVTAEVEVTSDPRLTRPRIKGNHAAPTAVLLDAEVRQVEEPGGAQARIRTPVLLIVDAGPGLARGKARSPWLSLLPSTRVRVTARVVPALGGGDRIAAVLRVRGSGPPGVVGQPSAPQRFAGELRSGLREATGGLEPDARALLPGLVVGDTSRLTPELDGAFRATDLTHILAVSGANFTIVLALLIGPAGRAQQIERRGLAPRLGLPLRATALCGGALTIGFVIVCRPDPSVLRAAACGSIALVAVATGRRRTLIPALATAVLVLVLYDPWLARSYGFLLSVLATGALLTLAPRWSAALRARGVSPRAAEALAAAGAAQAVCAPVVAVLSARVSLVAVPCNLLVEFAVAPATVLGFATLVTASWAMPVAKVLARCASWPAGWIADIARAGAALPGSGVDWPGSWTGALSLACVIAVLVLIGRRVLRNPWLCGACGVLLLLVTVQPPPLTRVITGWPPPGWRFAMCDVGQGDATVLAAGDGSAVVVDAGPDPVLVDRCLRALGITRIPLVVLTHFHADHVAGLPGVLRDRSVGAIETTDFEEPLAQAEFVRRQAAVRGIPVTRAAAGERRRTGGLDWQVLWPPPSPPPDSAPSPVPSPSPSPSPVLRPEGPNDASVTLLVRSAGLTMLMLGDLEPPAQQALSRSEAGAALAAVDVLKVAHHGSAHQDPEFIRRVAPRLALISCGADNPYGHPAPSTVLALEAGGAQVLRTDVDGAVAVGGGDDRLLVTRD encoded by the coding sequence GTGCACGTGGGCGCCGGCAGTCCGCTCGGGGCCGCGCATCCCCGTCAGGAAGGTCCCACGGATCTGCGGCTGGTCCCGCCGGCGCTGGCGGCATGGGCGACGGCCGCGGTGACGCCGGACATGCCGCCGGGGTGGACCGCCGCTCTGGTGGGTGTCTGCGTGGCCGCGGCCGGGTGGCTCCTGATCACGGTACGCGGCACCGCGCGGGGCCGTGCCGGTGACCGACGGACCGGTGACCGACGTGCCGGTTCGTGGGGAGGTCGTCGGCATCCCTGGTCCAGGGCCTCCGTCGCGGCCGTGCTGCTCTGCGCCGCGGGCGCGGCCGCCTCCGCCGGGCTGCACGGCGCCGATCTGCGCAGAGGGCCGATCCCCGAGCTGGCGGAACGGTACGCACAGGTGACCGCCGAGGTGGAGGTCACCTCGGATCCCCGGCTCACCCGCCCCCGGATCAAGGGGAACCACGCCGCTCCGACCGCGGTCCTGCTCGACGCCGAGGTCCGGCAGGTCGAGGAGCCGGGCGGGGCACAGGCGCGGATCCGTACACCGGTACTGCTGATCGTGGACGCGGGTCCGGGGCTGGCCCGGGGGAAGGCGCGGTCGCCCTGGCTCTCCCTCCTGCCGTCCACCCGGGTGCGGGTGACGGCGCGGGTCGTGCCCGCGCTCGGGGGCGGCGACCGGATCGCTGCGGTGCTCCGGGTACGCGGCAGCGGGCCACCGGGGGTGGTCGGGCAGCCGTCCGCCCCCCAGCGGTTCGCCGGCGAGCTGCGGAGCGGGCTGCGCGAGGCGACCGGCGGACTGGAGCCGGACGCGCGGGCGCTGCTGCCGGGGCTGGTGGTCGGGGACACCTCGCGGCTCACCCCGGAGCTGGACGGGGCCTTCAGAGCGACCGATCTCACGCACATCCTCGCCGTCAGCGGCGCCAACTTCACGATCGTGCTCGCCCTGCTCATCGGGCCGGCGGGCCGGGCCCAGCAGATCGAGCGCCGCGGACTGGCGCCCCGGCTCGGTCTCCCGCTGCGGGCCACGGCCCTGTGCGGCGGGGCGCTCACGATCGGCTTCGTGATCGTGTGCCGGCCGGACCCGAGCGTGCTGCGGGCCGCGGCCTGCGGATCGATCGCCCTGGTGGCCGTCGCCACCGGGCGCCGCAGGACGTTGATCCCGGCGCTGGCCACGGCGGTGCTCGTGCTGGTGCTGTACGACCCCTGGCTGGCCCGGAGTTACGGCTTCCTGCTCTCCGTGCTCGCCACCGGCGCGCTGCTCACGCTAGCCCCGAGGTGGAGCGCGGCGCTCCGTGCGCGAGGGGTGTCCCCGAGGGCGGCCGAGGCCCTGGCGGCTGCCGGGGCCGCGCAGGCGGTGTGCGCGCCGGTCGTCGCGGTCCTCTCGGCGCGGGTCAGCCTGGTGGCGGTGCCCTGCAATCTGCTCGTGGAGTTCGCGGTGGCGCCGGCCACGGTGCTGGGCTTCGCGACGCTGGTGACGGCTTCCTGGGCGATGCCGGTCGCGAAGGTGCTGGCCCGGTGCGCGAGCTGGCCCGCCGGGTGGATCGCGGACATCGCCCGGGCGGGTGCGGCCCTGCCGGGTTCGGGCGTGGACTGGCCGGGGAGCTGGACCGGGGCGCTGTCGCTCGCCTGCGTCATTGCGGTCCTCGTGCTCATCGGGCGCAGGGTCCTGCGGAATCCCTGGCTGTGCGGTGCCTGCGGGGTGCTGCTCCTGCTCGTGACGGTGCAGCCGCCGCCCCTCACCCGGGTGATCACCGGGTGGCCGCCGCCCGGCTGGCGGTTCGCGATGTGCGACGTCGGCCAGGGGGACGCGACGGTGCTCGCGGCGGGCGACGGCAGCGCGGTGGTGGTCGACGCGGGGCCGGATCCGGTACTGGTCGACCGCTGTCTGCGCGCACTCGGCATCACCCGGATCCCGCTCGTCGTGCTGACCCACTTCCACGCGGACCATGTGGCGGGGCTGCCGGGTGTGCTGCGGGACCGGTCGGTGGGGGCGATCGAGACGACGGATTTCGAGGAGCCGCTCGCTCAGGCGGAGTTCGTGCGCCGGCAGGCGGCGGTCCGAGGCATCCCGGTGACGCGGGCGGCGGCGGGGGAACGGCGCCGTACGGGAGGGCTCGACTGGCAGGTGCTGTGGCCGCCCCCGAGCCCGCCTCCGGACTCGGCCCCGAGCCCGGTCCCGAGCCCGAGCCCGAGCCCGAGCCCGGTTCTGCGGCCGGAGGGCCCGAACGACGCGAGCGTCACCCTGCTCGTCCGGTCGGCCGGACTGACGATGCTGATGCTCGGAGACCTCGAACCACCTGCCCAGCAGGCGTTGTCGAGGTCTGAGGCAGGGGCCGCCCTGGCGGCCGTGGACGTCCTGAAGGTCGCCCATCACGGGTCGGCCCATCAGGATCCGGAGTTCATACGCAGGGTGGCGCCGCGCCTCGCGCTGATCTCCTGCGGCGCCGACAACCCCTACGGACATCCCGCACCGAGCACGGTGTTGGCACTGGAAGCGGGGGGCGCGCAGGTGCTGCGCACTGATGTGGACGGGGCGGTGGCGGTGGGAGGAGGAGACGATCGGCTGCTGGTCACGCGAGACTGA
- a CDS encoding arylamine N-acetyltransferase yields MKPAQVDAYLRRIGVTHPAWPTTDVLRELQLRHLLTVPFENLSIHLGEEIALDEKRLLDKVVGARRGGFCYELNGAFGALLKALGFDVTLLAGRVYGEGDRLGIPYDHLALRVRTVDGGDWLADVGFGAHSHYPLAFGERGEQADPAGTFRVIVAGADPAGVRGSAGEFGDLEVVRDGGSRYRLETRPRVLGDFVAGAWWHSTSPASHFTRSTVCSRVTDDGGRVTLSGRTLTVTAPEGGKGTTELASDEEVLAAYRERFGIVLERVPVVGKGDA; encoded by the coding sequence ATGAAACCCGCACAGGTCGATGCCTACCTCCGCCGGATCGGCGTCACCCACCCCGCCTGGCCCACCACCGACGTACTCCGTGAACTGCAGTTGCGACACCTGCTGACGGTGCCGTTCGAGAACCTGTCGATCCATCTCGGGGAGGAGATCGCGCTGGATGAGAAACGGCTCCTGGACAAGGTGGTGGGCGCCCGCAGAGGTGGCTTCTGCTACGAACTGAACGGGGCGTTCGGCGCGTTGCTCAAGGCACTGGGCTTCGACGTGACGCTGCTCGCGGGCCGGGTGTACGGGGAGGGGGACCGGCTCGGGATCCCGTACGACCATCTCGCGCTGCGGGTCAGGACGGTGGACGGCGGTGACTGGCTGGCCGACGTCGGGTTCGGGGCGCACAGCCACTATCCGCTGGCCTTCGGGGAGCGGGGCGAGCAGGCGGATCCGGCGGGTACGTTCCGGGTGATCGTGGCCGGGGCGGATCCGGCCGGGGTGCGGGGGAGCGCCGGGGAGTTCGGGGACCTGGAGGTGGTGCGGGACGGCGGGTCGAGGTACCGGCTGGAGACGAGGCCGCGGGTGCTGGGGGACTTCGTGGCCGGCGCCTGGTGGCACAGCACCTCGCCGGCGTCGCACTTCACGCGGTCGACGGTCTGCTCGCGGGTCACCGACGACGGCGGGCGGGTCACGCTCAGCGGGCGCACGCTGACGGTCACGGCCCCCGAGGGCGGTAAGGGGACGACGGAGCTCGCTTCGGACGAGGAGGTGCTGGCGGCGTACCGGGAGCGGTTCGGGATCGTGCTGGAGCGCGTCCCGGTGGTCGGGAAAGGGGACGCCTGA
- a CDS encoding YceI family protein has translation MAGSWLGNRTNRAQAGNLASVSMPAGAGGLGCRVLDPVGRPVSDAEFVVTDTAERKVVGGELDPFGSFLVTVPAGEYRLAVSAEGHAPYRANVTVPENEVAALGDVTLNPARPPALPGPGDWEIEPTHSSIGFTARHIGLARVRGRFNTFAGIVRMGEDMEQWAMHVVIDAASIDTNVRMRDGHLKSADFLDVDRFPTIEFYSDRFTHRGGSRWGVAGALSLHGVTRTVTLDTEYLGVGNGAEGEVRAACRATTELRRDDFTMSWRSMLAKGIAMVGTSITVDLDIQIVPKG, from the coding sequence ATGGCCGGCAGCTGGCTGGGGAACCGTACGAACCGGGCGCAGGCGGGCAATCTCGCCAGCGTGTCCATGCCGGCCGGTGCCGGAGGGCTCGGCTGTCGGGTGCTGGATCCGGTCGGCCGGCCGGTGTCGGACGCGGAGTTCGTGGTCACGGACACCGCGGAGCGCAAGGTGGTCGGTGGGGAGCTCGATCCGTTCGGGTCGTTCCTGGTGACGGTCCCCGCAGGGGAGTACCGGCTCGCGGTGTCGGCGGAGGGGCACGCCCCGTACCGGGCGAACGTCACGGTGCCCGAGAACGAGGTGGCGGCGCTCGGTGACGTGACGCTGAATCCCGCCAGACCGCCCGCGTTACCCGGGCCGGGGGACTGGGAGATAGAGCCGACCCACTCCTCGATCGGCTTCACCGCGCGGCACATCGGGCTGGCCCGGGTGCGGGGCCGGTTCAACACCTTCGCGGGGATCGTCCGGATGGGCGAGGACATGGAGCAGTGGGCCATGCACGTGGTGATCGACGCCGCGTCGATCGACACCAACGTCAGGATGCGGGACGGGCACCTGAAGTCCGCGGACTTCCTGGACGTGGACCGGTTTCCGACGATCGAGTTCTACAGCGACCGGTTCACGCACCGGGGCGGCAGCCGGTGGGGGGTCGCCGGGGCGCTGTCGTTGCACGGGGTGACACGGACGGTCACGCTCGACACGGAGTATCTCGGGGTCGGCAACGGCGCGGAGGGCGAGGTGCGGGCGGCCTGCCGGGCCACCACCGAGCTGCGGCGCGACGACTTCACGATGAGCTGGCGGTCGATGCTGGCGAAGGGCATCGCCATGGTCGGCACGAGCATCACGGTCGACCTGGACATCCAGATCGTCCCCAAGGGCTGA